In Streptomyces canus, one DNA window encodes the following:
- a CDS encoding type II toxin-antitoxin system VapB family antitoxin, which produces MSVTQIDLDDEALAEAMRLMGVTTKKETVNAALRDYVARIKRLEAAEKLAARGARGEFEQAAAAHDAEKRARREAFE; this is translated from the coding sequence ATGTCCGTCACGCAGATTGATCTCGACGACGAGGCGCTGGCCGAGGCCATGCGGCTCATGGGCGTCACGACGAAGAAGGAGACCGTCAACGCGGCCCTTCGGGACTACGTGGCGCGGATCAAGCGGCTTGAGGCTGCGGAGAAGCTGGCCGCGCGGGGTGCGCGTGGAGAGTTCGAGCAGGCCGCGGCGGCGCATGACGCGGAGAAGCGTGCGCGACGCGAGGCCTTCGAGTGA
- a CDS encoding PIN domain nuclease, protein MITYLVDTSALWHLFRTPGALRPWEGHIAAGVFHLCEPTRAEFLYSATSPSHRDELAEELDALCLLSPVPKNAWRWVDTAQYKLTQRGQHRAAGAIDLLVCATAVHHGHTVLHVDNDFATVAGVLKEVEQRDVRVWSAERFKLSRPDGTG, encoded by the coding sequence GTGATCACGTATCTGGTGGACACTTCGGCTCTGTGGCACCTGTTTCGCACCCCAGGCGCATTGCGGCCCTGGGAGGGACACATTGCCGCCGGGGTGTTCCACCTCTGCGAGCCGACACGTGCCGAATTTCTCTACTCGGCAACCAGTCCGTCCCATCGGGATGAGCTCGCAGAGGAACTGGACGCGCTCTGCTTGCTCTCTCCGGTTCCGAAGAACGCCTGGCGTTGGGTCGACACCGCCCAGTACAAGCTGACCCAGCGGGGCCAGCATCGGGCGGCTGGAGCGATCGACCTGTTGGTGTGCGCGACGGCTGTGCACCATGGGCACACTGTCCTCCACGTGGACAATGACTTCGCGACAGTGGCCGGAGTCCTCAAGGAAGTTGAGCAGCGCGACGTACGGGTCTGGTCAGCTGAGAGATTC
- a CDS encoding gamma-aminobutyraldehyde dehydrogenase, with protein sequence MTTVLRTLRNYIGGEYLAAADGQTIEIVNPVTGESYATSPLSGREDVDAAMAAAAAAFPAWRDTTPAERQRLLLKIADAFEARAGELVAVESENTGKPLGLTASEEVPPMVDQIRFFAGAARLLEGRSAGEYMDGMTSIVRREPVGVCAQVAPWNYPMMMAVWKFAPALAAGNTVVLKPSDTTPASTLLMAAIIGSILPKGVFNVVCGDRDTGNLMVEHPTPAMVSITGSVRAGRQVAESAARDVKRVHLELGGKAPVVVFADADIAQAVECISVAGFFNAGQDCTAATRVLVQESVHDEFVTALARAATGTKTGRPDDPDVLYGPLNNANQLTQVSGFIERLPAHAKIEAGGHGVGNKGYFYAPTVVSGLKQDDEIIQNEVFGPVITVQPFRNEAQALEYANGVDYALASSVWTKDHARAMRMSKTLDFGCVWINTHIPLVAEMPHGGFKQSGYGKDLSAYGFEDYTRIKHVMTSLDA encoded by the coding sequence GTGACCACCGTTCTGCGCACGCTGCGAAACTACATCGGCGGCGAGTACCTGGCCGCCGCCGACGGGCAGACCATCGAGATCGTCAACCCGGTGACCGGCGAGTCCTACGCGACCTCGCCGCTGTCCGGCCGGGAGGACGTCGACGCCGCCATGGCCGCGGCCGCGGCCGCGTTCCCGGCGTGGCGCGACACCACCCCGGCCGAGCGACAGCGCCTGCTGCTGAAGATCGCGGATGCTTTCGAGGCGAGGGCCGGGGAACTCGTCGCCGTCGAGTCCGAGAACACCGGCAAGCCCCTGGGGCTGACGGCGAGCGAAGAGGTGCCACCGATGGTGGACCAGATCCGCTTTTTCGCCGGCGCCGCGCGCCTGCTGGAGGGCCGATCGGCCGGTGAGTACATGGACGGCATGACCTCCATCGTCAGGCGTGAGCCCGTCGGGGTCTGCGCGCAGGTCGCACCGTGGAACTACCCGATGATGATGGCAGTCTGGAAGTTCGCCCCGGCGCTCGCCGCAGGCAACACGGTGGTCCTGAAGCCGTCGGACACCACCCCGGCCTCTACCCTGCTGATGGCCGCGATCATCGGGTCCATCCTGCCCAAGGGCGTCTTCAACGTCGTCTGCGGTGACCGCGACACCGGCAACCTGATGGTTGAACACCCCACACCGGCGATGGTCTCCATCACCGGCTCCGTACGAGCCGGCAGGCAAGTCGCCGAGTCCGCGGCCAGGGACGTCAAGCGCGTCCACCTGGAGCTGGGCGGCAAGGCGCCGGTCGTCGTATTCGCCGACGCCGACATCGCCCAGGCGGTCGAGTGCATCTCGGTGGCCGGCTTCTTCAACGCCGGTCAGGACTGCACGGCCGCGACCCGCGTCCTCGTGCAGGAGTCGGTTCACGACGAGTTCGTGACGGCGCTGGCGAGGGCCGCCACCGGCACAAAGACCGGCCGACCCGACGACCCGGACGTTCTGTACGGACCGCTCAACAACGCCAACCAGCTCACGCAGGTCTCCGGCTTCATCGAGCGTCTGCCCGCCCACGCCAAGATCGAGGCAGGCGGCCATGGCGTCGGCAACAAGGGCTATTTCTACGCCCCCACCGTCGTCTCCGGCCTCAAGCAGGACGACGAGATCATCCAAAACGAGGTGTTCGGCCCGGTCATCACCGTCCAGCCCTTTCGCAACGAGGCACAGGCCCTGGAATACGCCAACGGCGTCGACTACGCCCTGGCCTCGTCGGTGTGGACCAAGGACCACGCACGCGCGATGCGCATGTCCAAGACGCTGGACTTCGGCTGTGTGTGGATCAACACCCACATCCCACTGGTCGCCGAGATGCCCCACGGCGGCTTCAAACAATCCGGCTACGGCAAGGATCTGTCCGCGTACGGCTTCGAGGACTACACCCGTATCAAGCACGTCATGACGTCACTGGACGCGTGA